A part of Desulfofundulus salinus genomic DNA contains:
- the ribH gene encoding 6,7-dimethyl-8-ribityllumazine synthase: MPKVYEGHLVGQGLRFGLVVGRFNEFITNKLLTGALDALHRHGVADQDIEIAWVPGAFEIPVVARRMVAMQRFDAVICLGAVIRGATPHFDYVAAEVAKGVAKVGLDTGVPTIFGIITADTLEQAIERAGTKAGNKGWDAAVGAIEMANLMRSLG; encoded by the coding sequence ATGCCGAAGGTATACGAAGGACATCTGGTTGGTCAAGGGTTGCGCTTTGGTCTGGTGGTGGGTCGTTTTAACGAGTTTATTACCAACAAGCTGTTGACGGGGGCACTGGATGCCCTGCACCGGCATGGTGTTGCCGATCAGGATATTGAGATTGCCTGGGTGCCCGGGGCCTTTGAAATTCCCGTGGTGGCCCGGCGCATGGTGGCCATGCAGCGCTTTGACGCGGTAATTTGCCTGGGAGCGGTGATCCGCGGGGCCACGCCCCATTTCGATTATGTTGCTGCCGAGGTGGCCAAGGGTGTGGCCAAAGTGGGGTTGGATACCGGTGTGCCGACAATTTTTGGTATCATCACTGCCGACACCCTGGAGCAGGCCATTGAACGGGCGGGAACCAAAGCCGGCAACAAGGGTTGGGATGCGGCGGTAGGAGCCATTGAAATGGCCAATCTCATGCGTAGCCTTGGTTAG
- a CDS encoding acetate--CoA ligase — MTEKMGTGMVPPQVKAFIDWAAEDPEGFWAEAANKAAHDIHWFKKWDKVFTWNYPTFQWFSGGLTNICYNCIDYKVKRGKAGRAAFVAESGETGEVRVVTYGQLLSLVKQYAAALRGLGVKKGDRVAIYMPTGIESVTAMLACARIGAIHVVIFAGFSAGAVADRLQITGARYLLTQDEGLRRGKPVPLKKMIDDALALCPEDLIAKVVVLQKNKEQAPPMKAGRDIFWDEFLALGEGQSSEVELMEANEPLFLLPTSGTTAKPKVTVQKHGGYQIYIYSMAKWIYALQEDDVWFCTSDIGWIVGHSYNVYGPLLVGATSVLYEGTPDYPRPDMWWDIVERNKVTAIWTSPTGVRGLMRLGIEHAKKHDLTTVKRAFCAGEVLNPAAWSWLQEQVFENKIPVMDHMWQTETSGPIFANPYGLGMIPIKPGSAGIPVPGIIAEIVDDREGKPTAPGEKGIVTILRPFPGLTSTLWNNEEGYQKEYWERLPFTQGRYYCGDAASFDEDGYIWFAGRSDEVIKIAAHRIGTIEIENALISHPAVVEAGVSGVPDELKGEVACAFVVLKQGYQPGEEMKKDLIAHVRNTMGPIVIIRDIQFVSSLPKTRSGKIMRRVMKSLWVGKELGDLSTIEEEASVDEIREAIKKMQQS, encoded by the coding sequence ATGACTGAAAAAATGGGTACCGGGATGGTTCCCCCGCAGGTAAAAGCTTTCATTGACTGGGCGGCCGAGGACCCGGAAGGTTTTTGGGCGGAAGCTGCCAATAAAGCGGCCCACGATATTCACTGGTTTAAAAAGTGGGATAAAGTATTTACCTGGAACTATCCCACTTTCCAGTGGTTTTCTGGAGGCCTGACCAACATTTGCTATAACTGCATTGACTACAAAGTTAAAAGAGGGAAGGCGGGCCGGGCGGCATTTGTTGCCGAATCGGGAGAAACCGGTGAGGTAAGGGTGGTAACCTACGGCCAGCTCCTTTCCCTGGTAAAACAATATGCAGCTGCATTAAGGGGTTTAGGTGTAAAAAAGGGTGACCGGGTGGCCATCTACATGCCCACGGGCATTGAATCCGTTACCGCCATGCTGGCCTGCGCCCGTATTGGAGCCATCCACGTGGTTATTTTTGCCGGTTTTTCCGCCGGGGCGGTGGCGGATCGCCTGCAAATCACCGGTGCCAGGTACCTCCTTACCCAGGACGAGGGCCTGCGGCGGGGCAAACCAGTACCCTTAAAGAAAATGATTGACGACGCCCTGGCCCTGTGCCCCGAGGATTTAATTGCCAAAGTGGTGGTTTTACAGAAAAATAAAGAGCAAGCACCGCCAATGAAAGCCGGACGGGACATTTTCTGGGACGAGTTCCTGGCCCTGGGCGAAGGGCAGAGTTCAGAAGTGGAACTCATGGAAGCAAACGAGCCCCTCTTCCTCCTGCCCACTTCCGGCACTACGGCCAAGCCCAAGGTCACCGTGCAAAAACACGGCGGCTACCAGATTTACATCTACTCCATGGCCAAGTGGATTTACGCCTTACAGGAAGACGACGTGTGGTTCTGCACTTCGGACATTGGCTGGATTGTGGGGCACAGTTACAACGTTTACGGACCCCTCCTGGTCGGGGCCACCAGCGTCCTTTACGAAGGCACTCCCGACTATCCGCGGCCGGACATGTGGTGGGATATCGTGGAGCGGAACAAGGTTACCGCCATATGGACATCCCCCACCGGTGTGCGGGGCTTGATGAGACTGGGCATTGAGCACGCCAAAAAACACGATTTGACCACGGTCAAAAGAGCCTTCTGTGCCGGAGAAGTATTAAACCCTGCCGCCTGGAGCTGGCTGCAGGAACAGGTATTTGAGAACAAAATTCCCGTCATGGACCACATGTGGCAGACCGAAACATCCGGCCCCATCTTTGCCAACCCGTACGGTCTGGGCATGATTCCCATTAAACCCGGCTCCGCGGGCATTCCGGTACCCGGCATCATCGCTGAAATTGTGGATGACAGGGAAGGCAAGCCCACAGCTCCCGGCGAGAAAGGAATTGTCACCATCCTGAGACCGTTCCCGGGGCTGACCTCCACCCTGTGGAACAACGAGGAAGGTTACCAGAAGGAATACTGGGAGCGGCTACCCTTTACCCAGGGCAGGTATTACTGTGGAGACGCCGCTTCCTTTGATGAGGACGGGTACATCTGGTTTGCCGGCCGCTCCGACGAGGTAATTAAGATTGCCGCCCACAGAATTGGCACCATTGAAATTGAAAACGCCCTCATCTCCCACCCGGCAGTGGTGGAAGCGGGTGTTTCAGGCGTACCCGACGAACTGAAAGGTGAAGTGGCCTGCGCCTTTGTAGTGTTAAAGCAGGGTTACCAGCCCGGCGAAGAAATGAAAAAGGATTTAATTGCCCACGTACGCAACACCATGGGGCCAATTGTCATCATCCGGGACATTCAATTTGTGAGCTCCCTGCCCAAGACCCGCAGCGGTAAAATCATGCGCCGGGTGATGAAATCCCTGTGGGTCGGCAAGGAACTGGGCGACCTCTCGACCATTGAAGAAGAAGCCTCCGTCGACGAAATCCGCGAGGCCATCAAGAAAATGCAACAGAGTTAA
- a CDS encoding nicotinate phosphoribosyltransferase, which translates to MRAPHTVQNLREVVDFRVLPEQRLFSADGYEILAGWTTDIYFIKTREILRAMGLAGTEVVAEVFASKRGVLAGVPEVKNLLAGTGVEVWALPEGEWFGEKEVVLRIHGPYDRFGIYETALLGILASSSGWATAARQCKEAAGNKQVICFGARHVHPAVAPVMERAAVVGGADGASCILGAKLAGQEPVGTLPHAVMLIVGDTLEVALAYQRTMPAGTPVIVLVDTFKDEAEEAMRVAQALGKDLAAIRLDTPSERGGVTPALVREVRARLDQAGYKHVEIVVSGGLTPERIQLLNQAGADAFGVGSYISGASPIDMTMDLKEVNGKPIAKRGRIPGITPNPRLQRIL; encoded by the coding sequence GTGCGGGCGCCACATACAGTCCAGAACTTAAGGGAAGTGGTTGATTTTCGTGTACTTCCCGAACAGCGTCTTTTTTCTGCCGATGGCTATGAAATCCTTGCCGGCTGGACCACGGACATTTACTTTATCAAAACCAGGGAAATCCTGCGGGCCATGGGGCTTGCCGGTACGGAAGTAGTAGCCGAAGTTTTTGCCAGCAAAAGGGGTGTGCTGGCCGGAGTACCGGAGGTAAAAAATCTGCTGGCCGGAACGGGGGTTGAAGTCTGGGCCTTACCCGAGGGGGAATGGTTTGGGGAAAAGGAAGTTGTTCTGCGTATCCACGGCCCCTACGACCGGTTTGGTATTTATGAAACGGCCCTATTGGGTATTCTGGCCAGTTCCAGCGGCTGGGCTACGGCAGCCAGGCAGTGTAAGGAAGCCGCGGGCAACAAGCAGGTGATTTGCTTTGGTGCCCGTCACGTTCACCCGGCAGTGGCGCCGGTTATGGAAAGGGCGGCGGTGGTGGGGGGAGCCGACGGTGCCAGCTGTATTTTAGGGGCCAAACTTGCCGGTCAGGAGCCCGTGGGCACCTTGCCCCACGCCGTCATGCTCATTGTGGGAGACACCCTGGAGGTAGCCCTGGCCTACCAGCGGACCATGCCTGCAGGTACGCCGGTGATTGTGCTGGTGGATACCTTTAAGGATGAGGCCGAAGAAGCGATGCGGGTTGCCCAGGCCCTGGGGAAAGATCTGGCGGCCATCAGGCTGGATACCCCCAGCGAGCGGGGAGGGGTTACTCCCGCTCTGGTCCGGGAAGTGCGTGCCCGGTTGGATCAGGCGGGATACAAACACGTAGAGATTGTGGTCAGCGGCGGTTTAACCCCCGAGCGGATCCAGCTGCTGAACCAGGCGGGGGCGGATGCCTTCGGGGTGGGCAGCTACATATCCGGTGCTTCACCAATAGACATGACCATGGATTTGAAAGAAGTGAACGGGAAACCCATTGCCAAGCGGGGGCGCATACCCGGCATTACCCCAAACCCCCGTTTGCAAAGGATCCTTTAA
- a CDS encoding TrkA C-terminal domain-containing protein yields MESLGSHVLSRYATIAIDIATRIARGEYREGQKIFGRSTLAGKYNVSPETIRRALTLLQDTGIVQVSPGVGVVVKSQKAAEAFLAECGHRQVLRDMQERLHRLLRERDRINSEIEKLMNELLDYTFKMAGNLQRIEEIRVLPTSPLVGKSLAEAEFRAKTGSTILAIYRGGEEILSPQADTVIQAGDVLIVLAPPELKEQVYNLVNGTEAKQ; encoded by the coding sequence ATGGAATCCCTGGGCTCTCATGTTTTATCCCGTTACGCCACCATTGCTATCGACATAGCCACCCGCATCGCGCGGGGGGAATACCGTGAAGGGCAGAAGATTTTTGGCCGTTCTACCCTGGCCGGCAAGTATAACGTTTCGCCGGAAACCATCCGCCGTGCTTTAACCCTTCTGCAGGATACGGGGATTGTGCAGGTCTCTCCGGGAGTAGGGGTTGTGGTTAAATCCCAGAAGGCGGCGGAGGCCTTTCTGGCTGAATGCGGCCATCGCCAGGTATTAAGAGATATGCAGGAACGGTTGCACCGCTTGTTGCGGGAAAGGGATCGGATTAACAGCGAAATTGAGAAGCTCATGAATGAGCTGCTGGATTATACCTTTAAAATGGCCGGCAACCTGCAGCGGATAGAAGAAATCCGGGTGCTGCCCACCTCGCCCCTGGTGGGTAAATCCCTGGCCGAAGCGGAATTCCGGGCCAAAACAGGTTCAACCATCCTGGCCATTTACCGCGGAGGAGAGGAAATTCTCTCACCCCAGGCCGACACGGTAATCCAGGCCGGCGATGTCCTGATTGTCCTGGCGCCGCCGGAATTAAAGGAACAGGTCTATAACCTGGTGAACGGTACGGAGGCCAAACAGTAA
- the rpmB gene encoding 50S ribosomal protein L28 — MARKCAVCGKGVVVGMQVSHSHIRTKRTWQPNLQRVRALVNGTPRRILVCTRCLRSGKVQRAI, encoded by the coding sequence TTGGCCAGGAAATGTGCTGTTTGCGGTAAAGGTGTGGTGGTTGGGATGCAGGTAAGCCACTCCCACATCCGGACCAAAAGGACCTGGCAACCCAACTTACAGCGGGTAAGGGCTCTGGTCAACGGTACTCCCAGAAGAATCCTGGTGTGCACCCGCTGCCTGCGCAGTGGCAAGGTACAAAGGGCTATCTAG
- a CDS encoding alpha/beta-type small acid-soluble spore protein — translation MALGQKRNKLILPQAAAAMEQFKWETAAELGIQVPQSGYMGDLPSRVNGAIGGNMVRKMIAAYEQSLANGTQPPTPQVTNARTTP, via the coding sequence ATGGCGTTAGGGCAAAAGCGGAATAAGCTGATTCTTCCCCAGGCCGCCGCGGCCATGGAACAGTTCAAGTGGGAAACCGCTGCCGAGCTAGGCATCCAGGTTCCCCAGAGCGGTTACATGGGTGACCTGCCTTCCCGGGTGAACGGAGCCATTGGCGGTAACATGGTCCGGAAGATGATTGCCGCCTATGAACAAAGCCTGGCCAACGGTACCCAGCCTCCGACTCCTCAAGTAACCAACGCTCGCACCACTCCTTAA
- a CDS encoding bifunctional 3,4-dihydroxy-2-butanone-4-phosphate synthase/GTP cyclohydrolase II, translating to MEFRFNTIEEAIEDIRQGKMVVVVDDEDRENEGDVIMAAEKVTPEAVNFMATHARGLICMPITNERADELDLPLMVTHNTDKHGTAFTVSVDHKDTSTGISAYERAQTIKAILDPATRPEDLRRPGHVFPLRAREGGVLRRAGHTEAAVDLARLAGLYPAGVICEVMKEDGTMARVPELMAFCRQHGLKIITIADLIKYRRRTEKLVRRVDSAHLPTKYGDFTAVAYESLLDGKGHLALVKGDLSQVEAPLVRVHSECLTGDVLGSTRCDCGDQLARAMQMIAKEGVGVLLYMRQEGRGIGLLNKIRAYKLQDQGKDTVEANEALGFPPDLRDYGIGAQILADLGLKKIRLLTNNPRKIAGLEGYGLEVVARIPIEVCPSKYNRFYLATKRKKLGHLLNIADEVS from the coding sequence ATGGAATTTCGTTTCAACACCATAGAAGAAGCCATCGAGGATATTCGCCAGGGCAAAATGGTGGTGGTTGTGGATGATGAGGACCGGGAAAATGAAGGGGATGTGATCATGGCAGCAGAAAAGGTCACTCCCGAGGCGGTTAACTTTATGGCTACCCATGCCCGGGGGTTGATCTGCATGCCCATAACCAATGAGCGGGCCGACGAACTGGATCTGCCCCTTATGGTCACCCATAACACCGACAAACACGGTACCGCCTTTACCGTGTCCGTGGATCATAAAGACACGAGCACAGGTATTTCGGCCTACGAGCGGGCGCAGACCATCAAAGCCATTTTAGATCCGGCTACCCGCCCCGAAGATTTGCGCCGCCCGGGACATGTTTTCCCCTTGCGTGCCCGGGAAGGAGGGGTGTTGCGCCGGGCCGGACATACCGAGGCAGCGGTAGATCTGGCCCGCCTGGCCGGCCTGTACCCGGCTGGGGTTATTTGTGAAGTTATGAAAGAAGATGGTACCATGGCCCGGGTACCAGAGTTAATGGCCTTTTGCCGGCAACACGGTCTAAAAATCATTACCATTGCCGATTTAATCAAGTACCGGCGGCGGACGGAAAAACTGGTGCGCCGGGTGGATTCCGCCCACCTGCCCACCAAATATGGTGATTTTACCGCCGTGGCTTATGAGAGCCTGCTGGATGGCAAGGGCCATCTTGCCCTGGTCAAAGGGGATTTAAGCCAGGTGGAGGCCCCCCTGGTGCGGGTTCACTCCGAGTGCCTGACCGGTGATGTTTTGGGTTCGACCCGCTGTGATTGCGGGGACCAGCTTGCCCGGGCCATGCAGATGATTGCCAAGGAAGGGGTCGGGGTGCTCCTCTACATGCGGCAGGAAGGCCGGGGTATTGGCCTGTTAAACAAGATCCGGGCTTACAAGCTGCAGGATCAGGGCAAGGATACGGTGGAAGCCAACGAGGCTTTAGGCTTTCCACCCGATTTGCGGGATTACGGTATTGGGGCCCAAATCCTGGCTGATCTGGGGCTCAAGAAAATTCGTTTGCTGACCAACAACCCCCGGAAAATTGCCGGTTTGGAGGGTTATGGTCTGGAAGTTGTGGCCCGGATACCCATTGAGGTATGTCCCAGCAAATACAACCGGTTTTACCTGGCGACGAAAAGAAAGAAACTAGGCCACCTGCTCAATATCGCCGATGAGGTAAGCTAA
- the recG gene encoding ATP-dependent DNA helicase RecG gives MAEVDFEQYPVQYLKMVGPRRFALLKRLGIRTIKDLLYHFPREYQERTVRLSYACAHGEQVTLQGMVVGVTELNPRSGLWITRVKVQEQVGHFFAVWFNQRYIKKLFTAGSRVQVTGKIERRFGEIQLLVADYELLEDEDPVPQGGIVPIYPLTEQLTQRLMRSLMRLALDEWTPRINDFLPPGVRQKFFLPELSSALRQIHFPATEKEAIRARKRFIFEELFLLQLVLALRRRQITRKLKPHRYHDHMNLVKRFLLGLPFTLTPGQQRAWEEIKADMDAPWPMNRLLQGDVGAGKTVVSTLALLWAVGSGLQGALMVPTEILAEQHHLTLSRSLAPLGIKVGLLSGSLRKKKREQLLSGLASGEIPLVVGTHALIQEEVQFKSLALVVIDEQHRFGVRQRAILQYKGHCPDVLVMTATPIPRTLALTLYGDLEVSTISELPPGRRPVQTYALPFSRLSDVYGLVRREVEKGHQAYVVCPLVEESEKIDVRAAVELMEELSRGPLAGYRLGLLHGRLKPAEKEDVMEAFRTGQIQVLVTTTVVEVGVDVPNATVMVILDADRFGLAQLHQLRGRVGRGKAQSYCVLVSNSSTEEARFRLQAMTSTTDGFALAEKDLQLRGPGEFTGTRQSGLPELKIADLVRDWRALQLARQEAVALIKKDPELKAPEHRPLARELRLRFGGKAGYLDIG, from the coding sequence ATGGCTGAAGTTGATTTTGAGCAGTATCCCGTACAATATTTGAAAATGGTAGGCCCACGCCGTTTTGCCCTGCTAAAGAGATTGGGGATCAGGACGATAAAGGATTTGCTTTACCACTTTCCCCGGGAATACCAGGAGCGCACGGTGAGGCTGTCTTACGCCTGTGCCCATGGAGAACAGGTTACCCTGCAGGGAATGGTTGTAGGAGTCACCGAGCTTAACCCCAGATCCGGATTATGGATCACCAGGGTAAAAGTGCAGGAACAGGTGGGGCACTTTTTTGCCGTCTGGTTTAACCAGCGCTACATAAAAAAACTGTTTACGGCCGGTAGCCGCGTGCAGGTTACGGGGAAAATTGAACGCCGCTTTGGCGAGATCCAGCTGCTGGTTGCCGATTATGAATTGTTAGAGGACGAGGATCCCGTACCGCAGGGGGGTATAGTACCTATTTACCCCCTTACGGAGCAATTGACCCAGCGTCTCATGCGGTCCTTAATGCGCCTCGCCCTGGACGAGTGGACGCCCCGCATCAACGACTTCCTCCCCCCGGGGGTGCGGCAAAAGTTTTTCCTGCCCGAGCTTTCCAGCGCCCTGCGCCAGATCCACTTTCCGGCCACCGAGAAGGAGGCCATCAGGGCGAGAAAACGCTTTATTTTTGAGGAGCTGTTTTTGCTCCAGCTGGTCCTGGCCTTAAGGCGCAGGCAAATTACCCGGAAGTTAAAACCGCACCGTTACCACGATCACATGAACCTGGTCAAGAGATTTCTTCTCGGTTTGCCCTTTACCCTAACCCCCGGTCAGCAGCGGGCCTGGGAAGAAATCAAAGCCGACATGGATGCCCCCTGGCCCATGAACCGGTTGTTGCAGGGAGACGTGGGGGCGGGCAAAACGGTGGTTAGCACCCTGGCCCTGCTCTGGGCAGTGGGTAGTGGACTGCAGGGAGCGCTGATGGTACCCACAGAAATCCTGGCGGAGCAGCATCACCTTACCCTCTCCCGGAGCCTGGCTCCCCTGGGAATAAAAGTTGGTCTGCTATCAGGGAGCTTGAGAAAGAAAAAGAGGGAACAGTTGTTATCCGGTCTTGCCTCCGGGGAGATACCTCTGGTGGTTGGTACTCATGCCTTAATTCAAGAAGAAGTGCAGTTTAAGTCACTGGCCCTGGTGGTTATTGACGAGCAGCACCGCTTCGGGGTGCGCCAGAGGGCTATTTTACAATATAAAGGACACTGTCCTGACGTGCTGGTCATGACGGCCACACCCATTCCCCGCACTCTGGCTCTTACCCTCTACGGGGATCTGGAGGTAAGCACCATTTCCGAACTGCCTCCCGGGCGGCGGCCGGTACAAACTTATGCCCTTCCTTTTTCACGCCTGTCGGATGTTTATGGCCTGGTGCGGCGGGAAGTGGAAAAAGGCCACCAGGCTTATGTGGTTTGCCCCCTGGTGGAGGAATCGGAAAAAATTGATGTGCGGGCTGCTGTGGAGTTAATGGAGGAACTTTCCCGGGGTCCCCTGGCAGGGTACCGGCTGGGTTTGCTCCACGGTCGCTTGAAACCGGCGGAAAAAGAGGATGTGATGGAGGCCTTTCGCACGGGTCAAATCCAGGTGCTGGTAACCACCACCGTGGTGGAGGTTGGTGTGGATGTACCCAACGCCACGGTAATGGTGATCCTGGACGCCGATCGTTTCGGACTGGCCCAGTTACACCAGTTGCGGGGGCGGGTGGGGCGGGGGAAAGCCCAATCGTACTGCGTTCTGGTTTCCAACAGCTCCACCGAAGAAGCCCGCTTCAGGCTGCAGGCGATGACTTCCACCACCGACGGCTTTGCCCTGGCGGAAAAAGATTTGCAGTTAAGGGGGCCGGGTGAATTTACGGGCACCAGACAATCGGGGCTGCCTGAACTTAAAATAGCCGACCTAGTCCGCGACTGGCGCGCTCTACAGCTTGCCCGGCAGGAGGCGGTGGCTTTAATAAAAAAGGATCCTGAGTTAAAAGCTCCCGAACACCGCCCCCTGGCCCGGGAGTTGCGCTTGAGGTTTGGCGGGAAGGCGGGATACCTGGATATTGGTTAA
- the ribD gene encoding bifunctional diaminohydroxyphosphoribosylaminopyrimidine deaminase/5-amino-6-(5-phosphoribosylamino)uracil reductase RibD, with protein sequence MQMALDLARRALGRTSPNPMVGAVLVKDGQVIGRGYHARAGTPHAEIHALNEAGEQAVGATLYVTLEPCCHRGRTGPCTEAILDAGVKRVVAAMTDPNPLVAGRGLERLRQAGVEVTVGVMEEEARKLNEVFVKYITTRSPFVVLKAAMSLDGKIATRTGESRWITGPRARLAVHRLRDRYDAILVGVNTVLKDNPSLTTRIPGENGKDPVRVIVDSLARTPPDARVITQQSPAPTIVAVTERAPKENLCRLEEAGAQILVVPGPGPRVDLEVLMKELARREITSVLVEGGGEIHASFLGSRLVDKVIWFIAPLIIGGRQVPGPVGGDGPARLLEAVRLKDISFTRYGEDFCVEGYVDGGGED encoded by the coding sequence ATGCAAATGGCCTTGGACCTGGCCCGGCGGGCCCTGGGCAGAACCAGTCCCAACCCCATGGTGGGGGCGGTGCTGGTAAAAGACGGCCAGGTGATTGGCCGGGGCTATCATGCCCGGGCCGGTACCCCCCATGCAGAGATTCACGCGTTAAATGAAGCCGGTGAACAGGCCGTGGGAGCTACCCTTTATGTTACTCTGGAACCGTGTTGCCACCGGGGACGCACAGGTCCCTGCACCGAGGCGATTCTGGACGCCGGCGTCAAGCGGGTGGTGGCTGCCATGACCGATCCCAACCCCCTCGTTGCCGGACGGGGGTTGGAGCGGTTGCGCCAGGCCGGGGTTGAGGTAACCGTAGGAGTGATGGAGGAAGAGGCGCGGAAATTAAATGAAGTTTTTGTAAAGTATATCACTACCCGTAGCCCCTTCGTGGTTTTAAAGGCGGCCATGAGTCTGGACGGTAAAATAGCCACCCGTACCGGGGAATCCCGCTGGATTACCGGCCCCCGGGCCCGGCTGGCCGTACACCGCCTCCGGGATCGTTATGACGCCATCCTGGTTGGTGTAAATACAGTGCTGAAGGACAACCCTTCCCTGACTACCCGTATTCCGGGTGAGAATGGTAAGGACCCGGTGCGGGTCATTGTAGACAGCCTGGCCCGTACTCCTCCAGACGCCCGGGTGATTACCCAGCAATCTCCGGCACCAACCATTGTCGCGGTGACGGAAAGGGCACCCAAAGAAAACCTTTGCCGGTTGGAGGAAGCCGGGGCGCAAATACTGGTGGTACCCGGTCCTGGACCCCGGGTGGATCTCGAGGTTTTGATGAAGGAATTGGCTCGCCGGGAGATAACCAGCGTGCTGGTGGAGGGGGGCGGCGAAATTCACGCCTCTTTCCTGGGATCCCGCCTGGTAGACAAGGTGATCTGGTTCATTGCTCCCCTGATTATTGGCGGACGGCAGGTGCCCGGGCCTGTAGGCGGGGATGGGCCGGCCCGTCTGCTGGAAGCAGTGCGATTGAAGGATATTTCCTTTACCCGTTACGGGGAGGACTTCTGTGTGGAGGGGTACGTGGATGGCGGGGGTGAAGATTGA
- a CDS encoding riboflavin synthase, producing MFTGLVEEIGILRRITRGKDSARLTIEASKIAGDLQLGDSVAVNGVCLTVVTFDRSSFTADVMAETLARTNLDHLEPGDRVNLERALRVGDRLGGHLVTGHIDGVGRILRRQEHDIAILLTIGAAPEVLRYIVKKGSVAVDGTSLTVVEVGEGDFLVSLIPHTACLTILGNKKTGELVNLETDIIGKYVERFLALPGQERDQRKKSGISLDFLAEYGYISK from the coding sequence ATGTTTACCGGACTGGTAGAGGAAATAGGTATTTTGCGCCGTATAACCCGGGGAAAGGATTCCGCCCGGTTGACCATAGAGGCCTCCAAAATTGCCGGTGATTTGCAGTTAGGAGACAGTGTAGCCGTAAACGGCGTATGCCTGACGGTGGTGACCTTTGACCGTTCTTCTTTTACGGCAGACGTGATGGCCGAAACCCTGGCCAGAACCAATCTTGACCATTTAGAGCCAGGAGACCGGGTCAACCTGGAACGTGCTTTGCGCGTGGGGGATCGCCTGGGTGGTCACCTGGTCACAGGTCATATTGACGGCGTAGGCCGGATTTTACGCCGCCAGGAACATGATATAGCCATTTTGCTCACCATCGGCGCTGCACCTGAAGTGCTGCGTTATATAGTGAAAAAGGGTTCGGTGGCTGTTGACGGTACCAGTTTGACGGTGGTGGAGGTGGGTGAGGGGGATTTTTTAGTGTCCCTGATTCCCCATACCGCCTGTCTCACCATCCTGGGCAATAAAAAAACGGGGGAACTGGTGAACCTGGAAACGGATATTATTGGGAAGTATGTGGAAAGGTTCCTGGCCCTCCCCGGCCAGGAACGGGATCAACGTAAAAAATCAGGCATTTCGCTGGATTTTCTTGCTGAGTACGGCTATATATCAAAGTAG
- the gpr gene encoding GPR endopeptidase, with product MKRGADGVLFDLFRSFGVNLDLALEAREIVRGETGQEIPGVRVDRERFEHGEVTIVHIVEKAAETIMGKPVGTYITIEAPVLRENHPAAHHEVSQILARQLERFVAHIPEYGNILLVGLGNWRATPDALGPKVIEMSLVTRHLYNYAPQELKGGMRSVSALAPGVLGLTGIETAEIIKGVVEKIRPELIIAIDSLAARSVTRICTTIQIADTGISPGSGIGNRRAGINRESMGVPVIAIGVPTVVHAAVISQDTINAYLEQLQNTPVNTGFNPALARRAIEQVLEPFGGNLTVTPKEIDALIATTAKVIAGGISLALHPGLTEDDYSYYLH from the coding sequence ATGAAAAGGGGGGCCGACGGTGTGCTCTTTGATCTTTTTCGTTCCTTTGGAGTCAACCTTGATTTAGCGCTGGAAGCCCGGGAAATTGTGCGGGGGGAAACGGGACAGGAAATCCCCGGTGTACGGGTGGATCGGGAAAGGTTTGAACATGGGGAAGTAACCATTGTACATATTGTCGAAAAAGCCGCCGAAACCATCATGGGTAAACCCGTGGGTACATATATTACCATCGAAGCTCCCGTGTTAAGGGAAAATCACCCGGCCGCCCACCATGAAGTAAGCCAGATTCTCGCCCGGCAACTGGAAAGATTTGTGGCCCATATTCCGGAGTATGGGAATATCTTACTGGTCGGTCTGGGAAACTGGCGCGCAACCCCGGACGCTCTGGGACCAAAGGTTATTGAGATGAGTCTTGTAACCAGGCACCTGTATAATTACGCCCCACAGGAGTTAAAAGGCGGCATGCGTTCCGTCAGCGCCCTGGCCCCGGGAGTGCTGGGGTTAACCGGTATAGAAACGGCAGAAATAATAAAGGGAGTAGTAGAAAAGATCCGTCCGGAGTTGATCATTGCCATAGATTCCCTGGCGGCCCGCAGTGTAACCCGTATCTGCACCACCATTCAAATAGCCGACACGGGAATCAGTCCCGGTTCAGGCATTGGCAACCGCCGGGCCGGAATCAACCGGGAAAGCATGGGAGTGCCGGTAATCGCTATCGGGGTACCCACTGTGGTACATGCCGCCGTCATCAGCCAGGATACCATTAACGCCTATTTGGAACAACTACAAAATACGCCTGTGAATACGGGGTTTAACCCCGCCCTGGCCCGGCGGGCCATTGAACAGGTTTTAGAACCTTTTGGCGGCAACCTAACGGTAACTCCCAAGGAAATAGACGCGTTAATTGCCACTACGGCCAAAGTTATCGCCGGGGGTATTTCCCTGGCCCTGCACCCAGGTTTAACTGAGGATGACTACAGCTATTATCTGCATTAA